From one Rhopalosiphum padi isolate XX-2018 chromosome 2, ASM2088224v1, whole genome shotgun sequence genomic stretch:
- the LOC132922955 gene encoding histone H4, which yields MTGRGKGGKGLGKGGAKRHRKVLRDNIQGITKPAIRRLARRGGVKRISGLIYEETRGVLKVFLENVIRDAVTYTEHAKRKTVTAMDVVYALKRQGRTLYGFGG from the coding sequence ATGACCGGACGCGGTAAAGGAGGAAAAGGTCTTGGTAAAGGAGGAGCCAAACGTCATCGTAAAGTACTCCGTGACAACATCCAGGGAATCACCAAGCCCGCCATTCGTCGGTTAGCTCGTCGTGGTGGAGTGAAGCGTATCTCCGGTTTGATATACGAAGAGACCCGCGGTGTTTTAAAAGTGTTCCTGGAAAACGTAATCCGTGATGCCGTAACATACACTGAGCACGCCAAAAGGAAGACAGTCACCGCCATGGATGTCGTATACGCCCTCAAACGCCAAGGTCGTACCTTGTACGGTTTCGGAGGTTAA
- the LOC132922946 gene encoding histone H2A gives MSGRGKAGKSKGGKSKTRSSRAGLQFPVGRIHRLLRKGNYAERVGAGAPVYLAAVMEYLAAEVLELAGNAARDNKKSRIIPRHLQLAIRNDEELNKLLSGVTIAQGGVLPNIQAVLLPKKTEKKV, from the coding sequence ATGAGCGGAAGAGGCAAAGCAGGCAAATCGAAGGGAGGTAAATCCAAGACCAGGTCGTCCCGTGCTGGACTCCAGTTCCCAGTCGGTCGTATCCATCGTCTGTTGAGAAAAGGAAACTACGCCGAGCGTGTCGGAGCCGGAGCACCGGTATACCTGGCCGCCGTCATGGAGTATTTGGCAGCTGAAGTATTGGAATTGGCCGGTAACGCTGCCCGTGACAACAAAAAATCTCGTATCATTCCCAGACATTTGCAATTGGCAATTAGGAACGACGAAGAATTGAACAAATTGTTGTCCGGGGTCACAATCGCTCAAGGCGGTGTGTTGCCCAATATCCAAGCCGTTCTTTTACCGAAAAAGACCGAGAAGAAAGTCTAA
- the LOC132922937 gene encoding histone H2B-like yields the protein MAPGGKSAGKAMKKSSGKAQKNIAKSDKKRKPKRKESYAIYIYKVLKQVHPDTGVSSKAMSIMNSFVNDLFERIAAESSRLAHYNKRSTITSREIQTAVRLLLPGELAKHAVSEGTKAVTKYTSSK from the coding sequence ATGGCTCCAGGAGGTAAATCCGCAGGAAAGGCGATGAAGAAATCGTCTGGCAAGGCTCAAAAGAACATCGCCAAATCTGACAAGAAACGCAAGCCAAAGAGGAAAGAATCGTACGCCATCTACATCTACAAAGTGTTGAAGCAAGTACATCCCGACACCGGTGTATCCTCGAAGGCCATGAGCATCATGAACAGTTTCGTCAACGATTTATTCGAGCGTATCGCCGCCGAGTCCAGTCGTCTGGCACACTACAACAAGCGGTCGACCATCACCAGTCGGGAGATCCAAACCGCCGTCCGACTTTTGTTGCCCGGTGAATTGGCCAAGCACGCCGTCAGTGAAGGAACAAAAGCTGTGACCAAGTACACCAGTTCCAAATAA
- the LOC132922945 gene encoding histone H2A-like has product MSGRGKAGKSKGGKSKTRSVRAGLQFPVGRIHRLLRKGNYAERVGAGAPVYLAAVMEYLAAEVLELAGNAARDNKKSRIIPRHLQLAIRNDEELNKLLSGVTIAQGGVLPNIQAVLLPKKTEKKV; this is encoded by the coding sequence ATGAGCGGAAGAGGCAAAGCTGGAAAATCGAAGGGAGGTAAATCCAAGACCAGGTCGGTCCGTGCCGGACTACAGTTCCCGGTCGGTCGTATCCATCGTCTGTTGAGAAAAGGCAACTACGCCGAACGCGTCGGAGCCGGAGCACCGGTTTACTTGGCCGCCGTCATGGAGTATTTGGCAGCTGAAGTTTTGGAATTGGCCGGTAACGCTGCCCGCGATAACAAGAAATCTCGTATCATTCCCAGACATTTGCAATTGGCAATCAGAAACGACGAAGAATTGAACAAATTGTTGTCCGGTGTCACAATCGCTCAAGGCGGTGTGTTGCCCAACATCCAAGCCGTTCTCTTACCCAAAAAGACCGAAAAAAAAGTCTAA
- the LOC132922952 gene encoding histone H4 — translation MTGRGKGGKGLGKGGAKRHRKVLRDNIQGITKPAIRRLARRGGVKRISGLIYEETRGVLKVFLENVIRDAVTYTEHAKRKTVTAMDVVYALKRQGRTLYGFGG, via the coding sequence ATGACCGGACGCGGTAAAGGAGGAAAAGGTCTTGGTAAAGGAGGAGCCAAACGTCATCGTAAAGTACTCCGTGACAACATCCAGGGAATCACCAAGCCCGCCATTCGTCGGTTAGCTCGTCGTGGTGGAGTGAAGCGTATCTCCGGTTTGATCTACGAAGAGACCCGCGGTGTTTTAAAAGTGTTCCTGGAAAACGTAATCCGTGATGCCGTAACATACACTGAGCACGCCAAGAGGAAGACAGTCACCGCCATGGACGTCGTGTACGCCCTCAAACGTCAAGGGCGTACCTTGTACGGTTTCGGAGGTTAA
- the LOC132921226 gene encoding uncharacterized protein LOC132921226, translating into MPNYYKRTPGSRTYRNFSEETLDNALNEIRNYRLTYRQASDKYGIPISTLSRKKNQLNLNPHGGQTALTSTEEGNIVETILFASDWGYPFDREEVKRLIKSYLDRSGRKIKIFKNNKPGDDWYTRFVSRHSGLLKPRLSENIKRSRAAVSRTTINY; encoded by the coding sequence ATGCCGAACTATTATAAACGAACACCCGGCAGTCGTACTTACCGAAATTTTTCTGAAGAAACTTTAGATAATGCATTGAACGAAATCCGAAATTATAGATTGACTTACCGACAGGCTTCTGATAAGTATGGAATACCAATAAGCACTTTAAGTAGGAAAAAAAACCAACTAAATCTTAATCCCCACGGTGGCCAAACAGCTTTAACTTCCACTGAAGAAGGTAATATTgtagaaacaatattatttgcatCTGATTGGGGTTACCCTTTTGATAGGGAAGAAGTTAAGAGATTGATCAAGTCATACTTAGATCGTTCCggccgaaaaataaaaatatttaaaaacaataaacctGGCGATGATTGGTACACACGTTTTGTATCCAGACATTCTGGTCTTTTGAAACCTAGACTTTCCGAGAATATCAAAAGATCACGAGCTGCTGTCTCAAGAACtactatcaattattaa